From one Cereibacter sphaeroides 2.4.1 genomic stretch:
- a CDS encoding ribonuclease activity regulator RraA, producing MTTDTAKEQALIEALRGVTTATLTTVLLKKGLRNVWMRGAMPLEPGQPRIVGRAFTLRFVPAREDLATPASWSSPISTRAAIEAMPEGCICVVDAMGITDAGIFGDILCARMKKRGVAALVTDGVVRDVAGVRGTGLPVWCAGVAAPPSVAGLTFVAWEQPVGCGGVAVFPGDMVVIDDDGAVLIPADLVEAVTEESVEQERLEGWIMTQVEAGVPLPGLYPANAENKARYEAWKAQSGQ from the coding sequence ATGACCACCGACACCGCCAAGGAACAGGCCCTGATCGAGGCGCTGCGCGGCGTGACCACCGCGACGCTCACCACCGTCCTTCTGAAGAAGGGCCTGCGCAACGTCTGGATGCGCGGCGCCATGCCGCTCGAGCCCGGCCAGCCGCGCATCGTGGGCCGCGCCTTCACCCTGCGCTTCGTGCCCGCCCGCGAAGACCTCGCCACCCCGGCCAGCTGGTCCTCGCCGATCTCGACCCGCGCCGCCATCGAGGCGATGCCCGAAGGCTGCATCTGCGTCGTCGATGCGATGGGCATCACCGATGCGGGGATCTTCGGCGACATCCTCTGCGCGCGGATGAAGAAGCGCGGCGTGGCGGCCCTCGTGACCGACGGGGTCGTGCGCGACGTGGCGGGCGTGCGCGGCACGGGCCTGCCGGTCTGGTGCGCGGGCGTGGCCGCTCCGCCCTCGGTCGCGGGCCTGACCTTCGTGGCCTGGGAGCAGCCGGTGGGCTGCGGCGGCGTGGCCGTCTTCCCGGGCGACATGGTGGTGATCGACGACGATGGCGCCGTGCTGATCCCGGCCGATCTGGTCGAGGCCGTGACCGAGGAATCGGTCGAGCAGGAGCGTCTCGAGGGCTGGATCATGACTCAGGTCGAGGCGGGCGTGCCGCTGCCGGGCCTCTATCCCGCCAATGCCGAGAACAAGGCCAGGTACGAGGCCTGGAAGGCGCAGTCGGGCCAGTGA